The Geodermatophilaceae bacterium NBWT11 genome has a segment encoding these proteins:
- a CDS encoding YncE family protein: MRRAALLLPLALVLTACSGSDGGGEPTESARAAEPADSPELTTDPEGTVVDLDPDAEGMVFDPVTGLLAVAVRDPNRLVLTDADGVTQAEIELPGHARHLQLAAPGGPVLVPAEDSNTLVQVALPGGEVTETMVGDNPHDAAQVASGQILVGDEMGGTLSVVTDGEVTQTFDSQTQPGGVATVGDVAGVVDVGAFSITTYDVAAGELQTVLDAGDGPTHLVADSQGRFLVADTRGDAMLVYGSDPLELESTYELFGNPYGLAYDSTDQVVWVTLTATNEVVGLSTAGDELTEVARFPTVRQPNTVAVDPTTGRVFVGSRETGQLQLIDPR; the protein is encoded by the coding sequence ATGCGTCGCGCCGCCCTGCTCCTGCCCCTGGCCCTCGTCCTCACCGCCTGCTCCGGCAGCGACGGCGGTGGCGAGCCCACCGAGAGCGCCCGCGCCGCCGAACCGGCTGACTCCCCCGAGCTGACGACCGACCCCGAGGGCACCGTCGTCGACCTGGACCCCGATGCCGAGGGCATGGTCTTCGACCCGGTGACCGGGCTGCTGGCCGTCGCCGTCCGCGACCCCAACCGGCTCGTCCTCACCGACGCCGACGGCGTCACCCAGGCCGAGATCGAGCTGCCCGGGCACGCCCGGCACCTGCAGCTCGCCGCCCCCGGCGGACCGGTGCTGGTGCCCGCCGAGGACTCGAACACCCTCGTCCAGGTCGCGCTGCCCGGCGGCGAGGTCACCGAGACGATGGTCGGGGACAACCCGCACGACGCCGCCCAGGTCGCCAGCGGCCAGATCCTGGTCGGCGACGAGATGGGCGGCACCCTCTCGGTCGTCACCGACGGCGAGGTCACCCAGACCTTCGACAGCCAGACCCAGCCCGGCGGGGTGGCCACGGTCGGTGACGTCGCCGGCGTGGTCGACGTGGGCGCCTTCAGCATCACCACCTACGACGTCGCGGCCGGTGAGCTGCAGACCGTGCTGGACGCCGGCGACGGCCCGACCCACCTGGTCGCCGACTCCCAGGGCCGGTTCCTGGTCGCCGACACCCGCGGCGACGCGATGCTGGTCTACGGCTCCGACCCGCTGGAGCTGGAGTCCACCTACGAGCTGTTCGGCAACCCCTACGGACTGGCCTACGACAGCACCGACCAGGTCGTGTGGGTGACCCTGACCGCGACCAACGAGGTCGTCGGGCTGTCCACCGCCGGTGACGAGCTCACCGAGGTGGCCCGGTTCCCGACCGTCCGCCAGCCCAACACCGTCGCCGTCGACCCCACCACCGGGCGGGTGTTCGTGGGCAGCCGGGAGACCGGGCAGCTGCAGCTGATCGACCCGCGCTGA
- a CDS encoding ABC-F family ATP-binding cassette domain-containing protein, with translation MVIELRDVSYAWPDGTPVLDGLTASIGPGRTGLVAPNGAGKTTLLRLLTGELTPTRGSVVVDGVLGHLPQDLTADAARTVADVLGVAPVLAAIAAVEGGDTDPAHLDTIGTDWDVEERARAQLDRLGLGDVALDRRLDTLSGGQVVTIGLAGQLLRRPDVLLLDEPTNNLDGDARARLYAVVEGWSGTLLVVSHDRELLERVDRIAELDHGALRVLTGPFSAYEAVVAAEQEAAERDVRGAEQALKREKRDRQEARERAERRAGSAARKAPDAGIPKILAGARQRRAQESAGRADGTHAGRVDDARARLDRAEAGLREDQVVTVDLPETRVPAGRTVVAAVGVRVRDLFGAGLDLELRGPERLALTGPNGSGKTTLLRVLAGLQQPDAGTVRRAEGGVAHLSQRLDTLDPARSVADCLADAAPDRPEAERRTVLARFLFRGERADLPVGALSGGERLRATLAVVLAARPAPQLLLLDEPTNNLDLGSVAQLESALAGYQGALVVVSHDPRFLAALAPDRWLELSR, from the coding sequence GTGGTGATCGAGCTCCGGGACGTCTCCTACGCGTGGCCGGACGGCACGCCGGTGCTCGACGGGCTCACCGCCTCGATCGGCCCGGGCCGGACCGGGCTGGTGGCGCCCAACGGCGCCGGCAAGACCACCCTGCTGCGGCTGCTCACCGGTGAGCTGACGCCGACCCGCGGCTCGGTGGTCGTCGACGGCGTGCTCGGGCACCTGCCGCAGGACCTCACCGCCGACGCCGCCCGCACCGTCGCCGACGTCCTCGGGGTCGCCCCGGTGCTCGCTGCGATCGCCGCCGTCGAGGGCGGGGACACCGACCCCGCGCACCTGGACACCATCGGCACCGACTGGGACGTCGAGGAACGGGCGCGCGCCCAGCTCGACCGGCTCGGGCTCGGTGACGTCGCCCTGGACCGCAGGCTGGACACCCTCAGCGGCGGTCAGGTCGTGACCATCGGGCTGGCCGGCCAGCTGCTCCGCCGCCCCGACGTGCTGCTGCTCGACGAACCCACGAACAACCTGGACGGCGACGCCCGCGCGCGGCTGTACGCGGTGGTGGAGGGCTGGTCGGGCACCCTGCTGGTGGTCAGCCACGACCGGGAGCTGCTGGAGCGGGTCGACCGCATCGCCGAGCTGGACCACGGTGCGCTGAGGGTGCTCACCGGCCCGTTCTCTGCGTACGAGGCGGTCGTCGCGGCCGAGCAAGAGGCCGCCGAACGCGACGTCCGCGGCGCCGAGCAGGCGCTGAAGCGGGAGAAGCGGGACCGGCAGGAGGCCCGCGAGCGCGCCGAACGGCGGGCCGGGAGCGCGGCCCGCAAGGCCCCCGACGCCGGCATCCCGAAGATCCTGGCCGGCGCACGCCAGCGCCGGGCGCAGGAGTCCGCCGGGCGCGCCGACGGGACGCACGCCGGCCGGGTGGACGACGCCCGGGCCCGCCTGGACCGGGCCGAGGCCGGGCTGCGCGAGGACCAGGTGGTCACCGTCGACCTGCCCGAGACCCGGGTGCCGGCCGGGCGCACCGTCGTCGCGGCGGTGGGCGTGCGGGTGCGGGACCTCTTCGGCGCCGGGCTGGACCTCGAGCTGCGCGGCCCCGAGCGACTGGCGCTCACCGGCCCGAACGGCAGCGGCAAGACCACCCTGCTGCGGGTGCTCGCCGGGCTCCAGCAACCCGACGCCGGCACCGTGCGGCGGGCCGAGGGCGGGGTGGCCCACCTGTCGCAGCGGCTGGACACCCTGGACCCGGCCCGGTCGGTGGCCGACTGCCTCGCCGACGCCGCGCCCGACCGCCCCGAGGCCGAGCGGCGCACGGTGCTGGCCAGGTTCCTGTTCCGGGGCGAGCGGGCCGACCTGCCGGTGGGCGCTCTCTCCGGCGGCGAGCGGCTGCGGGCCACCCTCGCCGTCGTCCTCGCCGCGCGGCCGGCCCCGCAGCTGCTGCTCCTGGACGAGCCGACGAACAACCTGGACCTGGGCAGCGTGGCCCAGCTGGAGTCGGCGCTGGCCGGCTACCAGGGGGCGCTCGTGGTGGTCAGCCACGACCCCCGGTTCCTCGCCGCCCTCGCGCCGGACCGGTGGCTCGAGCTCAGTCGGTAG
- a CDS encoding SDR family oxidoreductase, with translation MTSPTPSPTPPAGSVALITGGTGGFGRALATRLRDADVRVVLADLDSDRNRSVAADLGVGFAVLDVTDHAANQQVVADVEAEHGRLDAAFLNAGIAGSGDTDALDVEEYLRVIAVDLHGVVYGTDAARPALRRAGGGSVVVTASLAGLSPMPTDQAYSIAKGGAVAFVRSIATALHREGITISAICPGFADTAIIDPWREHFESADFPVLSADEVAAAMAAAWTSAEPGAAYVVQPGVGALPYRFKGVPAAKNAAGESARIPGQLLGPL, from the coding sequence ATGACCTCGCCCACCCCGTCGCCCACCCCGCCCGCCGGTTCCGTCGCGCTGATCACCGGGGGCACCGGCGGTTTCGGCCGCGCCCTGGCCACCCGCCTGCGGGACGCCGACGTGCGGGTGGTCCTCGCCGACCTGGACAGCGACCGCAACCGCTCGGTGGCCGCCGACCTGGGCGTGGGATTCGCCGTCCTGGACGTCACCGACCACGCCGCCAACCAGCAGGTGGTGGCCGACGTCGAGGCCGAGCACGGCCGGCTGGACGCCGCGTTCCTCAACGCCGGCATCGCGGGCTCGGGGGACACCGACGCCCTCGACGTCGAGGAGTACCTGCGGGTGATCGCGGTCGACCTGCACGGTGTCGTCTACGGCACCGACGCCGCGCGGCCGGCGCTGCGGCGCGCAGGTGGGGGCTCCGTCGTCGTCACCGCGTCCCTGGCCGGGCTCTCCCCGATGCCCACCGACCAGGCCTACTCGATCGCCAAGGGCGGTGCGGTGGCGTTCGTCCGCTCGATCGCCACCGCGTTGCACCGCGAGGGCATCACCATCTCGGCCATCTGCCCCGGGTTCGCCGACACCGCGATCATCGACCCGTGGCGCGAGCACTTCGAGTCCGCCGACTTCCCGGTGCTCAGCGCCGACGAGGTGGCCGCCGCGATGGCCGCCGCGTGGACCTCGGCCGAGCCCGGTGCGGCCTACGTCGTCCAGCCCGGCGTCGGTGCGCTGCCGTACCGGTTCAAGGGCGTGCCGGCGGCCAAGAACGCCGCGGGGGAGTCCGCCCGCATCCCCGGTCAGCTGCTCGGGCCGCTCTGA
- a CDS encoding NADPH:quinone oxidoreductase family protein, with protein sequence MRAWRVHSLGDPADVMTLDDVPEPVPGDGQVKVRVLAAALNFPDILMAQGTYQEKPPLPFTPGLELCGQLENGQRVLGSPSGGPGAFAEYALMDADATWPVPEGMTDEQAAALYITYQTGHVGLHRRAGLQAGEWLLVHAGAGGVGTAAIQLGKAAGAKVIATAGGPRKTQVCTDMGADHVIDYAAEDFVARVKEITGGHGADVVYDPVGGDVFDGSTKCIAFEGRIVVVGFTSGRIPAARANHLLVKNYSVLGLHWGLYRSKDPGRIGMVHEDLTRLFADGLIDPLVGQTLPLEQAQTALAALGDRGTVGKVVLVP encoded by the coding sequence ATGCGCGCATGGCGAGTCCACTCGCTCGGAGACCCGGCTGACGTGATGACCCTGGACGACGTCCCGGAGCCCGTGCCCGGGGACGGTCAGGTGAAGGTCAGAGTGCTCGCGGCGGCGCTGAACTTCCCCGACATCCTCATGGCGCAGGGCACCTACCAGGAGAAGCCGCCGCTGCCGTTCACACCGGGCCTGGAGCTGTGCGGGCAGCTGGAGAACGGGCAGCGGGTGCTCGGTTCGCCGTCCGGTGGGCCCGGCGCGTTCGCCGAGTACGCCCTGATGGACGCCGACGCGACCTGGCCGGTGCCCGAGGGCATGACCGACGAGCAGGCCGCCGCGCTCTACATCACCTACCAGACCGGCCACGTCGGGCTGCACCGTCGTGCCGGCCTGCAGGCGGGGGAGTGGCTGCTGGTGCACGCCGGCGCCGGGGGCGTCGGGACGGCAGCGATCCAGCTCGGCAAGGCCGCCGGTGCGAAGGTCATCGCGACCGCGGGTGGCCCGCGCAAGACGCAGGTGTGCACCGACATGGGCGCCGACCACGTCATCGACTACGCGGCCGAGGACTTCGTGGCCCGGGTCAAGGAGATCACCGGTGGACACGGCGCGGACGTGGTCTACGACCCGGTCGGTGGTGACGTGTTCGACGGTTCGACCAAGTGCATCGCCTTCGAGGGCCGCATCGTCGTCGTCGGCTTCACCTCCGGGCGGATCCCCGCGGCCCGGGCCAACCACCTGCTGGTGAAGAACTACTCGGTGCTCGGCCTGCACTGGGGGCTGTACCGGAGCAAGGACCCGGGCCGGATCGGGATGGTGCACGAGGACCTCACCCGGCTCTTCGCCGACGGCCTGATCGACCCGCTGGTCGGCCAGACCCTGCCGCTGGAGCAGGCCCAGACCGCCCTGGCCGCCCTCGGCGACCGCGGCACCGTCGGCAAGGTCGTCCTCGTCCCCTGA
- a CDS encoding M20/M25/M40 family metallo-hydrolase translates to MAETTPAPLERAQAEVADLLSDLIRIDTTNTGDLSTSVGERKAAEWVAGKLDEVGIDSVIHESEPGRASLVARIPGEDRDRPGLLVHGHLDVVPADKREWSVDPFSGEQRDGYVWGRGAVDMKDMDAMTLALVRDWARTGVKPPRDIVLAFVADEEAGGKYGAHYMVDHHADLFENVSEAISEVGGFSLTVRDDLRLYLIQTAEKGLAWMRLTAAGRPGHGSFVHDDNAVTRLSAAVARIGSTRLPTVLTPPMKQFIEEVSDAYGIEIDPDEPEEALSRLGSISRMIGAALRNTVNPTMVDAGYKANVIPGTASATIDGRFLYGQEEAFEAQIDALLGEGVTRDYIHHDQAVETTFDGPLVEQMVAALKAEDDGARPVPFTMSGGTDAKSFETLGMRCFGFSPLRLPADLDFASLFHGIDERVPVESLQFGIRVLDRFLRAS, encoded by the coding sequence ATGGCCGAGACGACACCTGCACCGTTGGAGCGCGCCCAGGCCGAGGTCGCCGACCTGCTGAGCGACCTGATCCGGATCGACACCACCAACACCGGCGACCTCTCCACCAGCGTGGGGGAGCGGAAGGCCGCGGAGTGGGTCGCCGGGAAGCTCGACGAGGTGGGGATCGACTCGGTGATCCACGAGTCCGAGCCCGGCCGCGCCTCGCTGGTGGCCCGCATCCCCGGCGAGGACCGCGACCGCCCCGGGCTGCTGGTCCACGGGCACCTCGACGTCGTCCCCGCCGACAAGCGCGAGTGGAGCGTCGACCCGTTCTCCGGTGAGCAGCGGGACGGCTACGTCTGGGGCCGCGGCGCGGTCGACATGAAGGACATGGACGCGATGACCCTCGCGCTCGTGCGCGACTGGGCCCGCACCGGGGTGAAGCCCCCGCGGGACATCGTGCTGGCCTTCGTCGCCGACGAGGAGGCCGGCGGGAAGTACGGCGCCCACTACATGGTCGACCACCACGCCGACCTGTTCGAGAACGTCTCCGAGGCGATCAGCGAGGTCGGCGGGTTCAGCCTCACCGTGCGCGACGACCTCCGGCTCTACCTGATCCAGACCGCCGAGAAGGGGCTGGCCTGGATGCGGCTCACCGCCGCCGGCCGCCCCGGGCACGGCTCGTTCGTGCACGACGACAACGCCGTCACCCGGCTCTCGGCCGCCGTGGCCCGGATCGGCTCCACCCGGCTGCCCACCGTGCTCACCCCGCCGATGAAGCAGTTCATCGAGGAGGTCAGCGACGCCTACGGCATCGAGATCGACCCCGACGAGCCCGAGGAGGCCCTGAGCCGGCTCGGTTCGATCAGCCGGATGATCGGCGCGGCGCTGCGCAACACGGTCAACCCCACGATGGTCGACGCCGGCTACAAGGCCAACGTCATCCCCGGCACCGCCAGCGCCACCATCGACGGCCGCTTCCTCTACGGCCAGGAGGAGGCGTTCGAGGCCCAGATCGACGCCCTGCTCGGCGAGGGCGTCACCCGCGACTACATCCACCACGACCAGGCCGTCGAGACGACGTTCGACGGACCGCTGGTCGAGCAGATGGTCGCCGCGCTCAAGGCCGAGGACGACGGCGCCCGGCCGGTGCCGTTCACCATGAGCGGCGGCACCGACGCCAAGAGCTTCGAGACCCTGGGCATGCGCTGCTTCGGCTTCTCCCCGCTCCGGCTGCCCGCCGACCTGGACTTCGCCAGCCTCTTCCACGGCATCGACGAGCGCGTGCCGGTGGAGAGCCTGCAGTTCGGCATCCGGGTGCTGGACAGGTTCCTGCGGGCGAGCTGA
- the rpsD gene encoding 30S ribosomal protein S4, translating to MNTPRPKVRLSRALGMPLTPKCVKYFERRPYPPGEHGRKRKNTSDYKTRLMEKQRLRAQYDVSETQLRLAFDRAKKTSRNTGAKTGEALLLDLEARLDATVLRAGFARTIYQARQTVTHHHVTVNGRRVDRPSYRVEPGDVVAIAERSKPKQPFQVAASGAHAEAPKYLDVRLTELTCFVVRRPQRTEIPVQCEEQLVVEHYSR from the coding sequence GTGAACACCCCTCGACCGAAGGTGCGCCTGTCCCGCGCCCTGGGCATGCCGCTCACCCCCAAGTGCGTGAAGTACTTCGAGCGGCGGCCCTACCCGCCCGGCGAGCACGGCCGCAAGCGCAAGAACACCAGCGACTACAAGACGCGGTTGATGGAGAAGCAGCGGCTGCGTGCCCAGTACGACGTCAGCGAGACCCAGCTGCGTCTGGCCTTCGACCGGGCCAAGAAGACCAGTCGCAACACCGGCGCCAAGACCGGTGAGGCGCTGCTGCTCGACCTCGAGGCCCGTCTGGACGCCACCGTGCTGCGCGCCGGCTTCGCCCGGACGATCTACCAGGCCCGGCAGACCGTGACCCACCACCACGTGACGGTCAACGGCAGGCGCGTCGACCGGCCCAGCTACCGGGTCGAGCCCGGCGACGTGGTCGCGATCGCCGAGCGCAGCAAGCCCAAGCAGCCCTTCCAGGTCGCAGCCTCCGGTGCCCACGCCGAGGCCCCGAAGTACCTGGACGTCCGGCTGACCGAGCTCACCTGCTTCGTCGTCCGCCGACCCCAGCGCACCGAGATCCCGGTGCAGTGCGAGGAGCAGCTGGTCGTGGAGCACTACTCCCGCTGA
- a CDS encoding glycosyltransferase family 1 protein yields MRIVLVANLHHPTSGGLRTAVDRLAAGYAARGHAVAVVVPGPRTAGDPAEVRPGGVSVLTLAAPRVPGAGGYRLMDPWRVRRLLDQLDPDRLEVSDRTTLRGLGRWAAARGVPTLVVAHERLDRVLTQFLLPAGAARWVADAANRRTAAGHDLVVCSTEFAAEEFTRLGTTVARVPLGVDLRTFAPDRWDSRLRAELLDRSDVLLVHAGRLSAEKHPDRSVETLAELRRRGVRATLVVAGDGPLRGRLERQARGLPVRFLGHVTDRDAVATLLASADVALAPGPHETFGLAALEALASGTPVVGSAGSALRELLGDGPHGVAVADGPDAFADGVARLLAVDPATRRAAARARAADFPWSTSVDQMLGLLAA; encoded by the coding sequence ATGCGCATCGTGCTGGTCGCAAACCTGCACCACCCCACGTCCGGCGGGCTGCGGACGGCGGTCGACCGGCTGGCGGCGGGCTACGCGGCCCGGGGGCACGCGGTGGCCGTCGTCGTCCCAGGCCCGCGGACGGCCGGTGACCCCGCCGAGGTGCGACCCGGTGGGGTCAGCGTGCTGACACTGGCCGCACCGCGGGTGCCCGGCGCCGGCGGCTACCGCCTGATGGACCCCTGGCGGGTGCGCCGCCTGCTGGACCAGCTCGACCCCGACCGGCTCGAGGTGTCCGACCGGACGACGCTGCGCGGGCTGGGCCGGTGGGCCGCCGCCCGGGGCGTGCCCACGCTGGTGGTCGCGCACGAACGGCTGGACCGCGTGCTGACCCAGTTCCTGCTGCCCGCCGGGGCGGCCCGCTGGGTCGCCGACGCAGCGAACCGGCGCACCGCCGCCGGGCACGACCTGGTGGTCTGCAGCACCGAGTTCGCCGCCGAGGAGTTCACCCGGCTGGGGACGACGGTGGCCCGGGTGCCCCTGGGGGTCGACCTGCGCACCTTCGCCCCCGACCGCTGGGACTCCCGGCTGCGCGCCGAGCTGCTGGACCGCTCCGACGTGCTGCTGGTGCACGCCGGGCGGTTGTCGGCCGAGAAGCACCCCGACCGGTCCGTGGAGACCCTGGCCGAGCTCCGCCGCCGCGGGGTGCGGGCGACGCTCGTCGTCGCGGGGGACGGGCCGTTGCGCGGCAGGCTGGAGCGGCAGGCACGCGGCCTGCCGGTCCGCTTCCTCGGCCACGTCACCGACCGGGACGCCGTCGCCACCCTGCTGGCCAGCGCCGACGTCGCGCTGGCCCCGGGCCCGCACGAGACCTTCGGACTGGCCGCGCTGGAGGCGCTCGCGTCGGGCACCCCGGTGGTCGGCTCGGCCGGGTCGGCGCTGCGCGAGCTGCTCGGGGACGGCCCGCACGGCGTCGCGGTCGCCGACGGACCGGACGCGTTCGCCGACGGCGTCGCCCGGTTGCTGGCCGTGGACCCCGCCACCCGCCGAGCCGCCGCCCGGGCCCGGGCCGCGGACTTCCCGTGGTCGACCTCGGTGGACCAGATGCTCGGACTGCTCGCGGCCTGA
- a CDS encoding DUF2470 domain-containing protein, with the protein MTSTTPPVVRPTAAERARTVACRPSAAVCAAGVSGSRVLAHATTKAGSVLLVVPAAGELAVAVRTAEDGDLAALVMVTDHAPVSLRDPVRAQLWLSGWLAPVPDDESREAALEFAEVLPAGALLDVGVSATLLRLDLAEVVLGENGGTTEIEPEDYTAADPDPLVAVESSALQHLDADHPEELALLRSRIPAAWVADGDVVRPLGLDRAGFRLRIESGRGHRDVRVPFDVPVDSEDQLGPAVHRMMCAARRCCRATD; encoded by the coding sequence ATGACCTCGACCACCCCGCCCGTCGTCCGGCCCACCGCCGCCGAGCGCGCCCGCACCGTGGCCTGTCGCCCGTCCGCTGCCGTCTGCGCGGCCGGCGTCTCCGGCTCCCGGGTGCTCGCCCACGCCACCACGAAGGCGGGGTCCGTGCTGCTGGTCGTGCCGGCCGCGGGGGAGCTGGCCGTCGCCGTCCGCACCGCCGAGGACGGCGACCTGGCCGCCCTGGTCATGGTCACCGACCACGCCCCGGTCAGCCTGCGTGACCCGGTCCGGGCCCAGCTCTGGCTCTCGGGCTGGCTCGCCCCGGTGCCGGACGACGAGTCCCGGGAGGCCGCCCTGGAGTTCGCCGAGGTGCTCCCCGCCGGCGCCCTGCTCGACGTGGGGGTCAGCGCGACGCTGCTGCGGCTGGACCTGGCCGAGGTGGTGCTCGGGGAGAACGGCGGCACCACCGAGATCGAGCCCGAGGACTACACCGCAGCCGACCCCGACCCGCTGGTGGCCGTGGAGAGCTCGGCCCTGCAGCACCTGGACGCCGACCACCCCGAGGAGCTCGCCCTGCTGCGCTCGCGCATCCCGGCCGCGTGGGTCGCGGACGGCGACGTCGTCCGGCCGCTGGGCCTGGACCGGGCCGGCTTCCGGCTGCGGATCGAGTCCGGCCGGGGGCACCGCGACGTGCGGGTGCCCTTCGACGTCCCCGTCGACAGCGAGGACCAGCTCGGCCCGGCCGTGCACCGGATGATGTGCGCCGCCCGGCGCTGCTGCCGCGCTACCGACTGA
- a CDS encoding diguanylate cyclase — protein sequence MRPGPLRSLTFAVLTALAALVGRLTVVESTPVALVWPAAGLAALWMLLLHGRTGVRWDALLLGVVLAAVDLATGSSPAVAVALAAVDVGQALLVARLYRRWSPTPSGPLLLHMRDLTALLVATGVATTAGALAGGAVLFLGTGTGSVLATVVGQARSGAAVLVVVALGLRVRQLLLVRRDAEQETAVLPFQRPTGRRAAELALAVVASVLGNVAVFVWLPAYPVAFPLFALTAWVALRFDTGLTALRTAAVSLVAVVFTLQGDGPFAAVDDVLVRAVIVQAYIALGAALGLALALNRDERLVLETRLRSAADHAEERHRQVQVLATATRAVLTADDPRTAVCDAVREVTGADGVYLIEPDGAGHLVSTAVVGLDLPPLAFSTDPTTSMTSRLFSAGAGAFVPDARAEPGVSAGLVEHLGIASAAWQPAVLADDRVVALIGVMWRTPVPELCATTLGVLSVLGGEAARAIERGDLLEQLARAADRDQLTGLANRRRWDELSGVEVSRARRSGLPLTLLLLDLDHFKVFNDTYGHGTGDALLRDFGSAASECLRDGDLIARWGGEEFAVALPACTAEGARPVAERILAAVPHGQTATVGIAQWVPGESVGDTLARADAALYCGKRAGRDRAVLAGQPALVPA from the coding sequence ATGCGGCCAGGTCCGCTGCGCAGCCTGACGTTCGCCGTCCTCACCGCCCTGGCGGCACTCGTGGGCCGGCTGACCGTCGTCGAGAGCACCCCGGTCGCCCTGGTCTGGCCGGCTGCTGGGCTGGCGGCGCTGTGGATGCTGCTCCTGCACGGCCGCACCGGGGTGCGGTGGGACGCGCTGCTGCTGGGCGTCGTGCTCGCCGCTGTCGACCTGGCCACCGGGAGCAGCCCCGCCGTGGCGGTGGCGCTGGCCGCGGTGGACGTCGGGCAGGCACTGCTGGTGGCGCGGCTCTACCGGCGGTGGAGTCCGACGCCGTCGGGTCCGCTCCTGCTGCACATGCGCGACCTGACCGCCCTGCTGGTCGCCACCGGGGTGGCCACCACCGCCGGCGCGCTGGCCGGCGGCGCCGTGCTCTTCCTGGGGACCGGGACCGGGTCGGTGCTGGCCACCGTGGTCGGGCAGGCCCGCAGCGGGGCCGCCGTCCTCGTCGTCGTCGCCCTGGGCCTCCGTGTGCGCCAGCTCCTGCTGGTCCGCCGGGACGCCGAGCAGGAGACGGCGGTGCTGCCGTTCCAGCGGCCCACCGGCCGACGGGCCGCCGAACTGGCGCTGGCCGTCGTCGCGTCGGTGCTCGGCAACGTGGCGGTCTTCGTGTGGCTGCCGGCCTACCCGGTGGCCTTCCCGCTCTTCGCGCTCACCGCCTGGGTGGCACTCCGCTTCGACACCGGCCTCACGGCGCTGCGGACCGCCGCGGTGTCCCTGGTCGCCGTCGTGTTCACCCTCCAGGGCGACGGCCCGTTCGCCGCCGTGGACGACGTCCTGGTCCGCGCCGTCATCGTGCAGGCCTACATCGCGCTCGGTGCTGCCCTCGGGCTGGCGCTGGCGCTGAACCGGGACGAGCGGCTGGTCCTGGAGACCCGGCTGCGCAGCGCCGCCGACCACGCGGAGGAACGGCACCGCCAGGTCCAGGTGCTGGCCACCGCCACCCGCGCCGTGCTCACCGCCGACGACCCCCGGACGGCGGTGTGCGACGCGGTCCGGGAGGTCACCGGAGCCGACGGCGTCTACCTCATCGAGCCCGACGGCGCCGGCCACCTGGTGTCCACCGCCGTCGTGGGGCTGGACCTGCCTCCGCTGGCCTTCAGCACCGACCCGACCACCTCCATGACGTCGCGGTTGTTCAGCGCGGGCGCGGGCGCCTTCGTCCCGGACGCCCGAGCGGAGCCCGGGGTCAGCGCCGGCCTGGTCGAGCACCTCGGGATCGCGTCGGCGGCGTGGCAGCCGGCCGTCCTGGCCGACGACCGGGTCGTGGCGCTGATCGGCGTCATGTGGCGGACCCCGGTCCCCGAGCTGTGCGCCACCACGCTCGGCGTGCTGTCGGTGCTGGGTGGAGAGGCAGCCCGCGCCATCGAGCGCGGCGACCTGCTGGAGCAGCTGGCCCGCGCCGCGGACCGGGACCAGCTGACCGGGTTGGCCAACCGTCGCCGCTGGGACGAGCTCTCCGGCGTGGAGGTCTCCCGTGCCCGGCGCAGCGGCCTGCCGCTCACCCTCCTGCTCCTGGACCTCGACCACTTCAAGGTCTTCAACGACACGTACGGGCACGGCACCGGGGACGCGCTGTTGCGGGACTTCGGGTCGGCAGCGTCGGAGTGCCTGCGGGACGGCGACCTGATCGCCCGCTGGGGTGGCGAGGAGTTCGCCGTCGCGCTGCCCGCGTGCACCGCCGAGGGCGCCCGGCCGGTCGCCGAGCGCATCCTGGCCGCAGTCCCGCACGGGCAGACCGCCACGGTCGGGATCGCGCAGTGGGTGCCCGGGGAGTCCGTCGGGGACACCCTGGCCCGCGCCGACGCCGCGCTGTACTGCGGCAAGCGTGCCGGCCGCGACCGCGCCGTCCTGGCCGGTCAGCCGGCGCTCGTGCCGGCCTGA